The Methylocystis bryophila genome contains the following window.
CGAGATCGAGTGAGCTCGGCATGGCGTGCTTCCACGCGATCACGCTCTTAACTCTTAGAATCGATCACGTTGTCTGCTTTACGCGCGACAGCGCCCGAACGCAGCCTGATCTAGTCGCCGGTCCCGCCGGCAAGTCGCCGGCGCCATTTTTCCTCAAAGGCTTCCGCATGATTTTGTGAGGCGAAAGTCACTTCCGCGAACCATTCCGTCGTGCGCATTCCGTCATCCCATCGGCGATCGGCGCTGCGCCAAATCGTCGTCGGCCATTCCGGATTGCGCTGTGGAGGGTAGTGTCCGGCGAGAGAGGCGCGCCCGACCCGGTCGATCAACCAGCTTGCAATTTCCGGCTGAAAGGCGAGACCAAAGTTGAGGCCATGACGGCTTGCCCGGTTCGGCGCGCGGAAGATGCGCTGATCAATCCAGGCAAAGGATGGCGGCGCAGAGTCGCTGTGGTAGCAGCGTAGCGTGAGCAGCCGGAACCCTCGTGCTGTTATCTCTGCGGGAACCGGGTTTACGCATCCGGGCTCTTCGCGCAAAGCCGCGAAAGGCGACGCCGTCACTCCGGTCGTTCCGACGGAATCGGCGCCGGCCGATCGATGGCCTTGAAGGCGTCGAGACAGGCCGCCAGCGCGTTCTGCGCATCGGCCTCCGCCTCCGCCATGCTGTCGCCGACGCCGAGGCAGCCGGGGATGTCAGGAAAGCTCACGACCCAGTAGCCGCCGTCTTCGGAAGAAAGCTGCTCGATGTTGCTCGCATAGATATGCTGGGCGTTCATCAGTCGATCTCCTCCATCCGGTCGATCATTTCCAAGAAGGCTTTCACATGGACGGATCTGGGAGCGGCTTTCAACGGGATTGCGGCGCAGTAGAGCGTCGATGGATGCGTGAAGACGACATGCGTTCCGGTCGCCTTTCGAAACTTCATCGCGTATTGCGACGCGGTGATCTCGAAATCCGCGGGCGTCCAGGCGCCGCCCGGATTTTCGCGGAATGCTGCGATTCGCTTGTTGTGCATGAGCCGACATTCCAACAATGGCGCGGCGCCCATCTTGCGTCGCTTTCGTTGACGCTGTCGATGCAAGTTTATCGCCAGCCGCGTCAGCGCGAGGCCAGCATGTTCGAACGTGTCTGCAAGGAGGAAACCCTCATCGAGGGGGATATGCGCATCGTTGTCGCCGCTCAGCAGCTCGTCGTGCTCGCTTGGCCGGAAAACGGCGTCGTCAAAGCGTTCCAAGGAGTGTGCCCGCACACGAACGCGCCGCTCGCGGATGCGGAGTTTGACGGCGTCGAGCTCGTCTGTCCGATCCATCGGTGGTCATGGAACATGCTGACGGGAGAGCCCTCACATCCGCATGCGACGCCGCTCGCCGAATATCCCGTAAAGATCGAGGCCGGGATTATCTATGTCGACGCCGAAGGCGTGACGCCGATTTTCGCCGCGCCCTAGATCACGCTGCGTTCAGGCGGAATCGCATGAATGCAGAACGCGTGATCGATTCTGAAAGTTTAGAGCGCGTCGACCCGACCACATTCGCCCGATCCGTGAATAAACTTGTCCGGGCGAGCCTTGTAGCGCGGACTGCGGAAACTCGAAAGGAAAGCACGATGTCGATCGACCTGAATGGATCATGGACCGACGCGGATGTCGCGGAACTTCTACGCGTCGTCGAGGACGACAGGGACTGGCGCCTCGAAGTCACGCGCGCTGGCGTCGCCTCTCTTGCGGACAAAACGGCCCACCCGACCGATGCGGAATATGACGAAGGCCTTCACTGCCACTTCGAGACCTGGATGCAGGGAACCGACTTTGTCGGACCTTCTGCCGCGTCGGACAAAGTGTTGGTCGGCAAACTCGCCAAAGCGCTGCGGGAGAACTACCCGACGCTAAAGGCGGCAAAGTTCGTGTACGTGGATCTCTAGACCACGCTGCGTTCGGGCGGAGCCGCCCGAACGCAGTAAACACGTTTAATTGTGAAATATGAGAGCACGCTATCAGTGAGAACCCGGTTTCCCGTTTTTCTTCGAAGCGCGCTCTAAACGGCGCGTTTATTGCTTCGTCTATATAGCGGAGGCGAGCATGTCGAAACGAATGTTAGATAAGTTTCTCGAAGATCGGAGCGCTCCCTTTGTGCTGATCCTCGGCACGAACGAAATCGCCTCCGCCGTCGCCGTCCGTCTGCGGCGCGAGGGCGGCCGGGTGCTGATGTGCCATGACCCGTTCCCGCCGGTCATTCGACGGGGCATGGCGTTCTATGATGTGCTTTTCGACGACCAGGTCGAGATTGACGAAATTCCCGGGCGACGGGTGGGCTCGACACTGGAGATCGGCGAAGCCTTGGCGAGCGGCAGAGCCGTCGCCGTCACTGAGCTTCAGCTCTCCGACGTGATCCCCTTGCGAATCCCCGACATACTGATCGACGCGCGCATTCAGAAACATCGTGTCACCCCCGATCTACGCAAGACCGCCGGCCTCTCCATCGGATTAGGCCCCAATTTCACCGCCGGCTTCAATTGCGACATCGCCGTCGAGACACATCCCGCACACACCGGCGAGCTCCTCGCGACGGGCGCGACGCGGGCCTCGGACGGCGTGCCGCGCTATCTGGGCGGCGTGGGGCGCGAGCGCTTCGTTTATGCGGCGCGTTCCGGCGTGTGGCGAACTCCCCTCGACATTGGCGCGCGCGTCTTCAAGGGCTATGTGATGGGTCGTCTCGACGGCCTGCCGGTTCCTGCGCCGATGGACGGCCGACTGCGCGGGATCGCGCGCGATGACATCCTCGTCCCGCAGGGCGTGAAGCTGATCGAGATCGACCCGCGCGGAACTTCGGCGAGCTGGACCGGCACGGACGAGCGCGGGCGGGCCATCGCCGAGGCGACAGTGACGGCTATCAGGACAAATTTCATTCCCTCTGTAAAGAACGCGCGCATGGCGGTGACGCTCCATTGACGCGCGCGACGCATGGGGCTCAATTGCGAGGAAAGATAACATAAGACAAATCGTCGGCGACATGCGCATGGCACGGAGTTCGCGAGCGCGACGAGGTCGGCCGCCGTCATCAAGACAGGACTGAAAGGCAGTCAATGCCCGAAAACGCAAGCACGGCATTCGAGCGAATCGGCGGCCAGAAGGCCGTCGACGCACTAGTCGATGTCTTCTATCGCAACATGGAAAGCTTCCCTGAAGCGCGGGGAATCCGCGCGATGCATGCGGAAGATTTGGAACCTACCCGCGCCGCGCTGAAAACCTACCTGGCCGAATGGCTGGGCGGCCCCAGAGATTACTCGGCGAAAAAGGGACACCCGCGCATGCGCATGCGGCACGCGCATCTTCGCATCGGGCTCGCAGAACGTGACGCTTGGTTATCCTGCATGAACGCCGCCCTCGTCGAGACGATCGCCGACGAGCCCATGCGCCATCGTATCGGCGAAGACTTGGCGAAACTCGCAGACTGGATGAGGAACGATCCCGGCAATCCCCACGACAGCCGCCATGCGACTGCCGACTCGGCGAAAGTGTGATCTTCCGCGCAATTGGCCGATTGCGTCGTTAGAGCGCGATGCGAAAAAGCGCCAAGCGTTTTTCGCACAGCTCGATCTCGAGCCTGTCACGGAAAACTGCGATGCGGTTTTCCATGACAGGCGCTATGTTCTTGGTTTGGCGCGATTCCTTGTCACTCGAAGGATTCCGTTCGAGCGGGAAAGACACGAGCCGAGAGCTTGCGCTTTACGATCGCGTGATGGGTCCCGCCCCAAGAAGCCGATAAGTCGCGCGCGGGCAACGCCTCAGGCCTCGCTCACTGAACTCGTCCAACTCGGCTGCGACACAGGCTTTTCCTGAGCTGCTGCCGGTTGGTTTCTCAGCAGCTCAGGCTGGAGCGCCTTTGAATTCCCTGCTCCCGCTATGTCGCACGCTCTCGCGAGAGCGCCATTCGAGGGAGGCTCGC
Protein-coding sequences here:
- a CDS encoding type II toxin-antitoxin system HicB family antitoxin; translated protein: MNAQHIYASNIEQLSSEDGGYWVVSFPDIPGCLGVGDSMAEAEADAQNALAACLDAFKAIDRPAPIPSERPE
- a CDS encoding Rieske 2Fe-2S domain-containing protein, which translates into the protein MFERVCKEETLIEGDMRIVVAAQQLVVLAWPENGVVKAFQGVCPHTNAPLADAEFDGVELVCPIHRWSWNMLTGEPSHPHATPLAEYPVKIEAGIIYVDAEGVTPIFAAP
- a CDS encoding xanthine dehydrogenase, which produces MSKRMLDKFLEDRSAPFVLILGTNEIASAVAVRLRREGGRVLMCHDPFPPVIRRGMAFYDVLFDDQVEIDEIPGRRVGSTLEIGEALASGRAVAVTELQLSDVIPLRIPDILIDARIQKHRVTPDLRKTAGLSIGLGPNFTAGFNCDIAVETHPAHTGELLATGATRASDGVPRYLGGVGRERFVYAARSGVWRTPLDIGARVFKGYVMGRLDGLPVPAPMDGRLRGIARDDILVPQGVKLIEIDPRGTSASWTGTDERGRAIAEATVTAIRTNFIPSVKNARMAVTLH
- a CDS encoding group II truncated hemoglobin encodes the protein MPENASTAFERIGGQKAVDALVDVFYRNMESFPEARGIRAMHAEDLEPTRAALKTYLAEWLGGPRDYSAKKGHPRMRMRHAHLRIGLAERDAWLSCMNAALVETIADEPMRHRIGEDLAKLADWMRNDPGNPHDSRHATADSAKV